The region TGAACTGGTAAAAATCATTGAAGATAACGGTAAAGGTGTACGTGCATATAGTGAATGCAACAGAGCTTGCCGCGATCAACTAGTAGTTCAATCGGAAACAGCAGCAGCCTATTTCCTGCTGAGCATGGTATCTGAGAAGTTCGTAGATACCTATGATGATCAGCCTCTGAGCAGTTCAATCGCAGAGGCCGAGTTCAAACGCTTTAAAGGCTATGTCGGCCAATTTGAGGCCTCTGAGCGCGCCGCAGATCCGGCCGAGAAGTTAAACACTCTCAATCGCATTGCTGACGAAATCGCAAATCACAAACTCCGTCTCGAGGACGCCAAATTTCAATAAACTGAAAATGTGAGCCTCGTTTCAGATCGCGATGAGACACAACACCGTGTGCCTGATCGAGGCCTCTCCGCTCCCCTTTTAACCTGAGCTAGTCCTCATCCGTTGGACAGGTTTTGGCATAATTCAAACTACTCTGTGCGCCTGCTGATCGGGTTGGTGTTTTTCAATGCGCTGCCAATAGACCACGGCAGGCAATTTGTCGCCAAGGGCGTAATGCGGGCGCTCCGGTTATAAAAGTCTATCCACTTTCGGATGCTGGTCCTGGTCTGTGAACCGGCTTCCCGGGCGTACAGATCAACCCACTCGCATTCGAGTGTGCGCCACAGCAGCTCGACGAAAATGTTGTCGAGGAGCCGTCCATCGAGATACGCACGCCCATCCGCTGAAGTCGGTCCGTCCATGCAAACGAGGTGAACTGCGCGCCCCTGGTCCGTATACATGATTCCTGGAGGGCCAAATTTGTGGATCGCTTCATTCAATGCCTCAACGCAGAAGCCGGCCTTCAGCGTATTGGAGATCCGCCAGGACAGCACCCTGCAGGTGAACCAGTCCATGATTGTCACGAAATACAAGAACCCACGGCGCATCGGCAAATACGTGATGTTGGACGCCCAGACCTGGTTCGGCCGTTCCACCCGCAATCCCTTGCGCAGATATGGCCAGATCTTGTGCCCCGGCCGACCTACTTGTATTGGAGCTTATGGTAGATCGGTATCAGAGCAATGAGCTGCATTAGCCGCCAGATCCCCTTCTCGTTCACCGGGTGACCTTCGTTTTTCAGGTGCCAGGTCATCGGCCGGACGCCGAAGAACGGCCTCTCCAGGAACGCTTCGTAGATCTGGCGCATCAGCGTGAGGTTCATCCCGCTCTCGCCCTTCGGTCTGTAGTAGAAAGACGAGCGCGAGATCTACAGTGACTGCATGCCGAAGGGCCAGTCTGGATGCCCTGGCTCGATTATGGCGCGCCTCATTTCACGCCCCTACGCTTGAGCTTTCTGGACATCGAAGCATGGACCGTGGCCCCGGTGGGGCCGCGTAAGCCCAATGCGGAGCATCGTTGGCTACCGCCAGTTCCCCGATCTTGGCACGGAGTTCTTTCACCCGGTCCTCGTCAACCTCCTGCTTTCGCTTACATCCACGTTCAAATACGTCGGTGCCCCCCTCAAGAAGAGCCTATTCCCGCTGATGGATCATGGTCGGATGAACACCGAACTGGCTCACCAGTACCCATACCGGTTCCTCGCCCTTTCAACGTGGCCAGGGTGACTTTCGCCTTGAAATCCAGCGAATGCTGCTGGCATTTCGACACCTCTAGTCGCCTTGACATGGAAGACCAGCAGACAACAAATCATTGCTTACCTCTTTGTCCCTATTTCGGGTGGGAGCTCAGTCGAGATACGAACTGACAAGAAGGAACGCAAGTCGCAGGCTTGAGGATCAGCGCGCGTCAGGGCTTGGCTATTGCCGTCACCGCCCGACGTGGCCCCGATTTCGGCGCAGGCGTCTGGGCTCATAAGCAGGCGTTCGACATTGATGTCAGTTGGGCAAGTCATGCTATCGTTCCCCGCTCATAGGCGGCAGAGTGAAAGTCGATCTCAAGCCGCATCACCGTGGCGAAGACAGCACTCAGATGAGCCCGTTCGCCCTCGTCCAGCGTTGCGCCTTCCTCATCCAGCCGATCCTTGAGCCAGGTGGCCTGGCTGGTAAAGGTTTCATCGGTATGAAGACCAACCCATTCGGCGAGCAGCGGATCGGAAATCGTGTTTTGCTCCGCCTGCCTCGACCAGGTCAAGTACATCCACTCGGCGGCGAACATCGCGGCAACCGTATGGATGAAACTGCCATCGCGGGCGATCGCCAGCATGCCGTCGCGAAAGCGGGCAACAGCAGGAAGGTCGACGTCGAAGTCATTCTTATTGATGTCGAGCGCTGCAAATGTCCTTTCGAAGTAAACGATCTGGTGGTTGGCGAGCGCGTCGAGCACACCGATCAGCCAGCGCCGGTCGGACATAGTCTCGGCCTTGGCTGTTGCATAGGCAAAGATCGAGATCGCCGTTTCGACAAAGGCGCCTTCGAAAACGAGATAACGGTCGAAAACGGGTTTCGGCAGCCTATCCGCCTTGACGTCCTCGACAAATCGGTGCGCGACCATTTCCTCGAAAACGGATCTGTTCTCACGCAGAATGAACTCGGACAGTTTTTCCATCCCGGTATTTCCTCAATCGCGACCGAGCGCCGGACGCGCTGCTTCCATGAATGCCTTGACCCGTGCCGGATCAACCGGGTTCCACCAGGCCCCTCCCACCTTCAGCGAGGAAGCAACGATGACGCCATTGGTGCAGGAAAGGACCTCACCAATGTTTTCACGGGTGACGCCAGAGCCGACCATCAGCGGCAGGTCGGTCGCCGAACGGATCTCCTCGATTTCCTCGATCGTTGCCGCATTGCCGGTCCGCTGACCAGTTGCGATCACCACATCGGCATCAAAGAAGGCGAGATCCCGGGTCTGTTCGGGAATGGTACGGTCGGCTGTTATTGCATGTGCGCCATGCTTGACGTGGCTGTCGGCGAAGACCTTGATGTGTTCTGCGCGCAGAAGCGAGCGATAACGTAGTGCCTCCCCGGCTCGACCTTCCAAGAAGCCCTCATTGGCGACGTAGGCGTTTGCCCACTGGTTGACGCGGATGAAGCTCGCTCCTGCGGCAAGCGCGATTGCAAGCGCCGGGATCGGGGCATTTGCAAGCACATTGATGCCGAGGGGGACGCCAGTCGCCGCCTTGATCCGGTCGGTGACAACTGACATGAATGCCGCCGTTTCATGACCGATATCCTCAGGCTTGGAGAATGGGATATCGCCATGGTTTTCGATAACAAGCCCGTCGAAACCGCCGCCGACCAGGGCGTCAGCGTCACGCATGCAGGCATCATAGATAGCTTCGATCGAAGCGTCTTTGTAGCGCGGCGAGCCCGGGAAGGATGGGCAATGGATCATTCCGAGCAAAGCCTTGTCAGACGAGAATATTTCCCGTATGGCGCTTGATGTTCCACTTGATATTTTCTGCATAAAGTTCTCCACGGAGCTAAAAAATGCGTGCATTTGTAATTGGCAACACGGCCATTGACGAAACCATTTCGGTCGAGGGGCGTCCTGGACCCGGCGTATCTATGTTGGGCCGTATCGTTAGCCGCGATCTCGGCGGCAAGGGTACGAACCAGGCTGTTGTGATGGCACGCGGAGGCCTTGAAACGACACTCGTTTCGGCTACCGGTGACGACTTCCGCTCTGCCACGATCCGCGAGCAGCTGGCAGAAGAACCAATTGATGCGCGGCTTTTGTTTCTGCCCGGCATCTCCACCGATTTCTCGATGGTGCTGACCACGCCTGACGGCGAGAATTCCATCGTAACGACCACCGAAGCTGCCGAAGCTCTGCCACTTGAAGTGGCTCTCGAGGAGCTCAGTGAAGCACAACCTGGCGACTTGCTTGTCATGCAAGGCAATCTCGGTGCCGAGACCACCGAAACGTTGCTTAAGGCCTGTCGCGAACGAGGAATGGTGACCGCCTTTAATCCTTCGCCGCTCAGGCCGTATTTCGAGTGCCTCTGGCCGTTCATCGACATTGCCTTTCTAAACGAGAGCGAAAGTCTAAGCATCGCCGGCTGCACCGGACAGGAAGCCGCCAAAGCCTTGCATGCCAAAGGTATTCGCCAGGTGGTCCTGACCGCTGGTACCGAGGGTGCGATGCTCAGCACGCGCGACGGAGATTGCGTGCATGTCCCGGCCGTCAAGGCCAAAGCAATCGATACCACCGGCGCGGGCGACACCTTCATGGGTGCGGCACTGGCTTCCGCTGCACTGCGTGGCGGCAAGCTCGACAAGCAGTCCATTTCACACGCAAGTGCCGCGTCGGCGTTGACCGTAGCCCGACGGGGCACACGTCGTGCCTTTCCCAGCCGCGACGAACTTGCAGTTATTTTTGCCGACTAAGGGGAGTAACCTTTTCGTCAGGACTGCGAGTTCGCCCTGTCACGTCAGTCCTTTGCGGCCAGCCAGCCGAGAATATTCTTCCAAAGCTTGCCATAGCCCTCCCATTCACAGAAGGCCGGCGACAACCAGTGCGGGCCAATATCCGATGTCCAGACTGCACTGCGACCCTTGCCGACCTTGCCTGTCACAAGAAGAGGATGGGCCCCCTGGTCTTCCGGCAGGCGTGCAACCACATCGATATCGTCACGTTCACGCAATTCGACCTCATTGACGCCGAGCATGACCGGCCATTCACCGGAAATACCAGAAATCGTCGGATGGTCAGCAATCAGAATATCCGGTGTCGTACCCTCCGGAATTTCTACTCGGTCGTCCCACGGCAGGCACATTACCGGTAGCACGTCTTCGACAGCGGTGCGGCGCCAGCGGGCCTTCCCGTCAATCCCCTGGAACGAGAAATAGCCGCCGCACATCAGAAGACCACCGCCCTTCTCTACCCACGCCTTGATCAGCTTTAGCCGGTTTGGAACCGTCTTCGACTTCTGCCAGACGGCCGGCGGCAGGAGCAGGGTGTTGGCACCGATGTCGGACAGGATAATGACGTCATAGATATCGAGCCCTTCCATGTCGAAGGGGAAGCCATCGGCAGCCTCGTGCGCCGTCATATAGGTCAGCTCAAATTCGCTGCCTTTCAGCGCGTCAACGAGCGGTGTTGCACCGAGATGAAAGTGGACGCTGCCGAACTGGTCGAAGCCCTTGTAGTGAGTCTCGGAGGTGACCCAGCTCTCGCCGACCAGGAGTACTTTCTTTGTCATTGTAGTCCCGTTTCTGTTCGAATTTTATTGCGCGGCGCTGTCAAAGACGGCGCGCGGATTGTCTGTCATGAAGCATTGAAGCGTCTTCTCATCGAGCCCCTGGCGGGCAAGGCGCGGCAAAAAATGGCGCAGCACAAAGGCATAGCCGTTGCCGCCGTAATGCGTCAGCATCATCTTCAGGAACACGTCATGGGAAAGCAGAACACGTCCGCCGTGACCGGCCTCGACCAGCCTTACGATGGCGCGTGCGCATTCCTCGTCGCTCGGACACTGCACCTGCTGATCGGCATAGAAGAAATTCATGCCGATCATGTCGTACTCGATGAAGGCGCCGCGGGACGCGAGTTCACTTTGATAGGTGAAATCGTCATGCGACGGGTTCATGTGGCAAAGCACGGTATGTTTCAGGTCCGCGCCCTCTGCCGCAACCGTGTCGAGCACCTCATGGCCCAAACGGAACCAGCCAGGTAAATGCACCATCAGTGGCAGGCCGGTGCGGGCCTGAGCCTGCGCGGCTCCACGCAGAGACTTGCGCTCGGCTGCGGTAAAATCGCTAGAAACGCCGATTTCACCGATCAAACCGATTTTTATACCCGTACCGTCGATCCCTTTTGTGGCCTCGGCGACGATCTCATCGGCAATGTCCTTCTCCGACATCGAGGCAAGTTTTTCCGGATGGGAATCCTGGAGATAATAGCCCGCACCAATGACGATGTTGAGCCCGGTAGCAGTCGATATCCGCTGCATGGCTTCTGGATTGCGCCCGATACCCTGGCAGGTAGGTTCGACCAGCGTACGCCCACCGGCATCGACAAATGTCTTCAGTTCGGCGATCGCCAGTGTTTCGTCGTCAAGCGTGATGTTGTGCTTGTTGACGAAAGGGTCCTGATGCAGCTCGCTCAAGACTGCCATGCAGACGAAGCTGTCGGCGAGATACTGCCGTTCAGGTGTTTTCGGTGGGTTCCACCAACATGTGCAGTCATTGAGCACATGCTCGTGCATGAGGGTAACGCCCATGACCGACGCATCCACAAGACCGTTGACGGTCATGACCTTGCCAGAACCCGTGTTGGCCTCGGAACGCTCGTTTAAAGACATCATTTGCCCTTCTTGCCCTGGCCGAAGCTGAAGTTGGCGCCGAATATCCTGGTGTTGAGCCAGATGGCCAACAGGATGATCACGCCGGTGACGATCTGTGTGAAGAAGGGCGATATGTGCAACAGGATCAGGCCGTTGCCGATGATAGCGATCGTCATGGTGCCGAGCACCGTGCCCAGAATAGTTCCGCGCCCGCCCATCAGAGACGTCCCACCAAGAACGACGGCAGCAATCGCCTGCAATTCGAAGCCAACGGCTGCATTGGAAGAGCCTGAGCCGAGGCGAGCCGCCATCAGCAAGCCGGCAAGACCGCAAGCAAGACCGGACAGCGCGTAGACTGACATCAGCACAAATCTGGATGGCATGCCCACACGACGGGCGGCTTCCAGATTGGAACCAATGGCAACCACTTGGCGGCCATAGCGCGTTTTCGAGATGACTATATAGCCGATGATTGCAACGATGACCGCGATAATAGCAGGGAGCGGCACACCGAGAACCTCGCCGCGTCCCAGAAAAAGAAAACCCGGCACATCCCGAATCGGGATTGAGTAACCTTTGGTGAGATAAAGCGCGAGACCGCGGAAGATCGAAAGTCCGGCGAGAGTGACAATGAAGGCAGGGATGCCCTGATAAGACACGAACCAGCCCTGAAACAAGCCGATGAGGGCACCGAGCGCCAGCATGGCTACGACTGCAAGCGGCCAGGGCAAACCGGCAACGATTGTCATCGCGACCACTGCGTTCACAACAGCAATGACCGAGCCGACCGAAAGGTCGATGCCGCCCGTGATGATTACGAAGGTCATCGCGACGGCGACGATCAGGATGGGGGCTGCCTGCCGGACAACATTAAGCAAGTTGCCAGCAGTCAGAAATGTGTCGGTACTGACGGAAAATAGGACAAAGCAAACCGCGAAGAAGAATGCGATGGAGAGCACCTGGGCGTTTTCACCGAGAAAGTCGACGATCGGCGATCCCTTGGCGCGTTCAGTATAGGCGCTCAATGTTTTTCTCCTCCGACGATCAGCTGGACGAGGTCTTCGAGATTGGTGTCTCCGATCATTCGTTCAGCCACCTTGGTACCCTCATACATGACGGCAATGCGATCGCAGACGCGGAACAGATCCTGCAGACGATGGGTGATCAGGACAACTGAAACGCCCTTTGCCTTGACCCGGTTGATGAGGTGCAACACTGCTTCCACCTCCGCCACGGCGAGCGCCGAGGTCGGTTCGTCCATGATCAGGACTTTCGGCTGAAAGGAGGCTGCACGGGCGATTGCGATGGCCTGACGCTGACCTCCGGAGAGTTTCTCCACCTTAGCGGAGAGGCGAGGAATGCGGATTTCGAGCGCCTCCAGCATGAGCTCAGCCTCGGCTGCCATTTTCTTACGGTCAAGAAACAGCCCTTTGGAGATTTCGCGCCCGAGAAACAGATTGCCGACAACATCGATGTGGTCGCACAAACTCAGATCCTGGAATACCATCTCGATACTGCGGCTACGGGCATCTGCGGGACCGGTCAGCTCGACGGTTTCGCCGGCGATTCTGATAGTGCCACCGTCGGGAATATGGGTGCCCGAAATGATCTTGGTGAGGGTGGATTTTCCAGCCGCATTGTCTCCGACCAGACCGAGGCATTCACCTGGATGCAGGTCGAGATCGACTCCACGCAACGCCTGGTGCGAGCCGAAGTTTTTTGTGATGCCACGAAGGGAAATCGCCGGTTCTTTAGAGGGCTTGTCCGGCGAGCGGAGGGGGGCACCCCCTCCGCTGCCAGCAGCACCTGTTTGCTGCAGGTCAGTCATCATTTGAAGACTGCACGGTAAGGTTCGACATTGGTTTTATCGACAATCGTGACTGGCACGGAGATCGAAGCCTTGATGCTTTCACCGTTGGTGATTGCGCTAAGCGCCTCGACAGCCGCCGCTCCCATCAGCGATGGATCCTGCTGGATGACTGCAATCAGGAAGCCGTCATCGATTGCATTGATTGCCTGGGCGGTCAGATCCCAACCAAAAATCTTGATGTCGTTCTGCTTGCCCTGGCTTTCGACAGCGGCAATTGCACCCATCAGGGCCGGTTCGCCGGTGGCATAGATCGCGGTCAGATCGGGGTTGGCGGTGATCAAGTTTTCTGCGGCCGACAGAGCGTTGTCTTGAACATTCTGGCCGTCAACGACGCCCAAAACCTCAATGCCGTCAACACCATTGATTGCATCCTCAAAGCCTTGCTGGCGGACGTTCTGAATATAGGAGTTCAGTGCGCCAACAATACCGACCTTGGCCTTGTCGCCCATATTGGCCTTCACGTAGTCGAGGAAGTAGGCACCGATATCGCTGCCCGCCTTGGCGTTGTCGACACCGATCTGAGCCTTTTGCGGTCCTTCGGGAAGGATGGCGTCTATGGCAACGACCGGGATACCGGCGGCTTCAGCCTGTTCGACGGCAGGCATGATGCCATTGACGTCGATGGCGACGACCGCGAGGCCGTCAACGCCTTCCTGAATGTAGGTTTCGACAGCATTGTTCTGCATCGCGGGGTCGTTGTTCGCGTTGTAGATCTGAAGCTCAATGCCGAGTTCAGCTGCTTTTTTCTCTGCACCGCGATTGATGTCGTTGAAGAAGAGAGCCTGCTGGTTGATCTGGACCAGCGCAAAGGTCTTGTCAGCGGCTTCTGCGGCGTTGGAAAGGGCGCCGACCATTACACCGGCAGCGAGGGCCGTGGAAAGAAGTGTCCTGCGCGAGATTCTGGAAATCATGAGATCATCCTCTGGATTGTTTACGAATGTCGCTTTTTTTCGCTCGCCGGCGGCGCGACTGAACTCCGCGCGACGATTTCAACCGGCACCAGCTCCTCTCTTTCGAGAGT is a window of Labrenzia sp. CE80 DNA encoding:
- a CDS encoding substrate-binding domain-containing protein; amino-acid sequence: MISRISRRTLLSTALAAGVMVGALSNAAEAADKTFALVQINQQALFFNDINRGAEKKAAELGIELQIYNANNDPAMQNNAVETYIQEGVDGLAVVAIDVNGIMPAVEQAEAAGIPVVAIDAILPEGPQKAQIGVDNAKAGSDIGAYFLDYVKANMGDKAKVGIVGALNSYIQNVRQQGFEDAINGVDGIEVLGVVDGQNVQDNALSAAENLITANPDLTAIYATGEPALMGAIAAVESQGKQNDIKIFGWDLTAQAINAIDDGFLIAVIQQDPSLMGAAAVEALSAITNGESIKASISVPVTIVDKTNVEPYRAVFK
- a CDS encoding DDE-type integrase/transposase/recombinase; protein product: MERPNQVWASNITYLPMRRGFLYFVTIMDWFTCRVLSWRISNTLKAGFCVEALNEAIHKFGPPGIMYTDQGRAVHLVCMDGPTSADGRAYLDGRLLDNIFVELLWRTLECEWVDLYAREAGSQTRTSIRKWIDFYNRSARITPLATNCLPWSIGSALKNTNPISRRTE
- a CDS encoding ABC transporter permease, which encodes MSAYTERAKGSPIVDFLGENAQVLSIAFFFAVCFVLFSVSTDTFLTAGNLLNVVRQAAPILIVAVAMTFVIITGGIDLSVGSVIAVVNAVVAMTIVAGLPWPLAVVAMLALGALIGLFQGWFVSYQGIPAFIVTLAGLSIFRGLALYLTKGYSIPIRDVPGFLFLGRGEVLGVPLPAIIAVIVAIIGYIVISKTRYGRQVVAIGSNLEAARRVGMPSRFVLMSVYALSGLACGLAGLLMAARLGSGSSNAAVGFELQAIAAVVLGGTSLMGGRGTILGTVLGTMTIAIIGNGLILLHISPFFTQIVTGVIILLAIWLNTRIFGANFSFGQGKKGK
- a CDS encoding TenA family protein, with amino-acid sequence MEKLSEFILRENRSVFEEMVAHRFVEDVKADRLPKPVFDRYLVFEGAFVETAISIFAYATAKAETMSDRRWLIGVLDALANHQIVYFERTFAALDINKNDFDVDLPAVARFRDGMLAIARDGSFIHTVAAMFAAEWMYLTWSRQAEQNTISDPLLAEWVGLHTDETFTSQATWLKDRLDEEGATLDEGERAHLSAVFATVMRLEIDFHSAAYERGTIA
- a CDS encoding ribokinase, which produces MRAFVIGNTAIDETISVEGRPGPGVSMLGRIVSRDLGGKGTNQAVVMARGGLETTLVSATGDDFRSATIREQLAEEPIDARLLFLPGISTDFSMVLTTPDGENSIVTTTEAAEALPLEVALEELSEAQPGDLLVMQGNLGAETTETLLKACRERGMVTAFNPSPLRPYFECLWPFIDIAFLNESESLSIAGCTGQEAAKALHAKGIRQVVLTAGTEGAMLSTRDGDCVHVPAVKAKAIDTTGAGDTFMGAALASAALRGGKLDKQSISHASAASALTVARRGTRRAFPSRDELAVIFAD
- a CDS encoding phosphotriesterase; protein product: MSLNERSEANTGSGKVMTVNGLVDASVMGVTLMHEHVLNDCTCWWNPPKTPERQYLADSFVCMAVLSELHQDPFVNKHNITLDDETLAIAELKTFVDAGGRTLVEPTCQGIGRNPEAMQRISTATGLNIVIGAGYYLQDSHPEKLASMSEKDIADEIVAEATKGIDGTGIKIGLIGEIGVSSDFTAAERKSLRGAAQAQARTGLPLMVHLPGWFRLGHEVLDTVAAEGADLKHTVLCHMNPSHDDFTYQSELASRGAFIEYDMIGMNFFYADQQVQCPSDEECARAIVRLVEAGHGGRVLLSHDVFLKMMLTHYGGNGYAFVLRHFLPRLARQGLDEKTLQCFMTDNPRAVFDSAAQ
- a CDS encoding ATP-binding cassette domain-containing protein; the protein is MMTDLQQTGAAGSGGGAPLRSPDKPSKEPAISLRGITKNFGSHQALRGVDLDLHPGECLGLVGDNAAGKSTLTKIISGTHIPDGGTIRIAGETVELTGPADARSRSIEMVFQDLSLCDHIDVVGNLFLGREISKGLFLDRKKMAAEAELMLEALEIRIPRLSAKVEKLSGGQRQAIAIARAASFQPKVLIMDEPTSALAVAEVEAVLHLINRVKAKGVSVVLITHRLQDLFRVCDRIAVMYEGTKVAERMIGDTNLEDLVQLIVGGEKH
- a CDS encoding BtpA/SgcQ family protein codes for the protein MQKISSGTSSAIREIFSSDKALLGMIHCPSFPGSPRYKDASIEAIYDACMRDADALVGGGFDGLVIENHGDIPFSKPEDIGHETAAFMSVVTDRIKAATGVPLGINVLANAPIPALAIALAAGASFIRVNQWANAYVANEGFLEGRAGEALRYRSLLRAEHIKVFADSHVKHGAHAITADRTIPEQTRDLAFFDADVVIATGQRTGNAATIEEIEEIRSATDLPLMVGSGVTRENIGEVLSCTNGVIVASSLKVGGAWWNPVDPARVKAFMEAARPALGRD
- a CDS encoding glutamine amidotransferase; amino-acid sequence: MTKKVLLVGESWVTSETHYKGFDQFGSVHFHLGATPLVDALKGSEFELTYMTAHEAADGFPFDMEGLDIYDVIILSDIGANTLLLPPAVWQKSKTVPNRLKLIKAWVEKGGGLLMCGGYFSFQGIDGKARWRRTAVEDVLPVMCLPWDDRVEIPEGTTPDILIADHPTISGISGEWPVMLGVNEVELRERDDIDVVARLPEDQGAHPLLVTGKVGKGRSAVWTSDIGPHWLSPAFCEWEGYGKLWKNILGWLAAKD
- a CDS encoding IS3 family transposase — encoded protein: MNLTLMRQIYEAFLERPFFGVRPMTWHLKNEGHPVNEKGIWRLMQLIALIPIYHKLQYK